In Populus nigra chromosome 10, ddPopNigr1.1, whole genome shotgun sequence, the following proteins share a genomic window:
- the LOC133704505 gene encoding large ribosomal subunit protein uL3m-like — MSALSRGLISRLHRILSANSRTPPTATTKFYLLRCFSADALIDGSQVEYHQQSRIIEANPGVMTPNSKRTGVIAVKCGMTAVWDKWGARIPITVLWVDDNIVSQVKTVEKEGFFALQVGCGQKKEKHLTKPEVGHFRAQGVPMKRKLREFPVTEDALLPVGTCVGVRHFVPGQFVDVAGITMGKGFQGGMKRHGFKGGPASHGASLSHRSIGSTGQRDAPGKVFKGKKMPGRMGGVQRTVKNVWVYKIDPARNLMWVKGQVPGAEGNFVFIKDSVYKKPDIQMLPFPTYFGAEDDDNAEPLVADLGEVDPFMVAD, encoded by the exons ATGTCGGCCTTATCAAGAGGCCTCATTTCTCGTCTCCATCGGATACTGTCAGCCAATTCAAGAACACCtccaacagcaacaacaaagtTCTACCTCTTAAGATGTTTCAGCGCTGATGCTCTGATCGATGGGTCCCAGGTTGAGTACCATCAACAAAGCCGGATCATTGAAGCAAATCCGGGTgtaatgaccccaaattcaaaGCGAACAGGAGTCATTGCAGTTAAATGTGGAATGACTGCTGTTTGGGATAAATGGGGTGCTAGGATTCCTATTACTGTCTTATGGGTCGATGATAATATTGTCTCTCAAGTTAAAACTGTTGAAAAAGAAGGCTTCTTTGCTTTGCAG GTTGGTTGCGGGCAGAAGAAAGAGAAGCATTTGACGAAGCCGGAGGTGGGTCATTTTAGAGCTCAAGGTGTCCCCATGAAGAGGAAATTAAGGGAGTTTCCTGTTACAGAAGATGCTCTTCTTCCTGTTGGTACTTGTGTTGGCGTTCGACATTTTGTTCCTGGTCAATTTGTTGATGTCGCTGGAATCACTATGGGTAAAGGTTTTCAG GGTGGTATGAAAAGGCATGGATTTAAAGGAGGGCCAGCAAGTCACGGTGCATCCTTATCGCATCGAAGCATTGGTTCTACTGGTCAGAGGGATGCTCCTGGGAAG GTATTTAAAGGCAAAAAGATGCCTGGGCGCATGGGTGGAGTTCAGAGAACGGTTAAAAATGTTTGGGTCTACAAAATAGATCCTGCAAGGAACCTGATGTGGGTGAAAGGCCAA gTCCCTGGAGCTGAAGGGAACTTTGTGTTCATAAAAGATTCTGTTTACAAGAAACCTGATATTCAGATGCTTCCATTCCCAACTTACTTTGGTGCAGAAGATGATGATAATGCAGAACCTCTAGTTGCTGATCTTGGAGAAGTGGATCCGTTTATGGTTGCAGATTAG